The genomic region GGCTACATAACCTGCTCCAATGAGCGTGTAAATTGGTCCCGGGCAGGCTCCAGCAAGCGCCCATCCCAATCCAAAAATAATTCCGCCATACATATATCTACTAAAGCTTTTCTCCTTTGGCTGAAAAGTGATTGGTTCACCCTGAACATCCTTCATTCCTTTTTTCTTGATCAGTAAAGTTCCAAGAACGCCTATAACCAAAGCTGAACCAATGATCCCATACATATGAAATGATTCGAACCTGAACATCTCGTAGATCCTGAACCAGGAAGCTGCTTCAGATTTAAACATCACGATACCGAACATGATTCCTATTACTAAATATCCTATTACTCTCATCTCTTAAAAAATTAAAGGGAACAACACATGGATCATAAATAATCCACCTATAAAAAATCCAACAACAGCGATCAACGAAGGCAGCTGTAAATTACTCAGCCCTGAAATTGCATGTCCAGAAGTACATCCACCAGCCCATCTAGCACCAAAACCTATCAAAAATCCGCCAATTATCAGGATACTAAGCGCTTTCAAGTCTGTTAAAGCATCAATACCATATAACTCATCTGGAAGATATGCCTCACCTGCACTGGAAAAACCCAGTTCATTAAGGTTTGCGACCGTGTCTGGATGAATGGTAACTGCAGGATCTACCGTTAAAAAATTCATGGCAATAAAACCACCAATGGCAGCTCCAACAATCACCACAAGATTCCACTTTTGAGCTCTCCAGTTAAAATCAAAGAAGCCGGCAGATTTATCTGCTCCACACATAGTACATAAAGTTCGAAGGTTTGAAGACATTCCAAACTGCTTCCCCATAAAGATGAGGAGGAACATAATGAGTGCGATAAGCGGTCCAGCCACATACCAGGGCCAGCCCTGAAAAATTAGATCCATAATTGTTTTTTATTGATTGCAAAGATGCGAGAAGTGCACCGATATTAAAGTAACAATGGTTACACTATTTATCATCACAAAAGTCTGCCAGGTTTTGTAGTGTTTTTTCAGAAAGCCTTACAAGAGTTTGTGAAGACCAGCCTGCACTTTTATCGTGGGCGATCACATTCTCTCGTTTCTTTATTTCTTCGGAAAGCTCTTTCCCTCCATCACCATCGAAGATCCCAAAATTGGAATCCTGCGCTATCCAGTTACTGAAGCTATCAATTTCAAAAGGAAGACCCAGGCTGGTATTGATAACAATTTTAGAATTTCCAAACTTCTGAAAATATTCCGAAGTCATTACCTGAGTATTTTTTGGTAAATGGAAGCTTAGAACATCACATGTTTCTGCTAATTCCGGTAATTCAAGATAAGTCAAACCTTTCTCCTCGTAATCCTCTTTCCTGGAATTACTATGATAATAAAGGTCTGCTCCAAACGGCTTTAAGCAATCTGCCAGCAGCTTTCCGGTAGTCCCCAGACCCACAATTCCAATTTTAAGATCGGTGAGCTCCCTGGGCATGTCTTTCCATTGTTTACCAGAATAGCCATTTAGTAACTGAATCAATTCAGAAATGATGAATTCAGCTACTCCGGGATCTCCATAATCGCGAATACCGCGTACTTCGATCCCTTGATCCCGGGCGAACTTTACCGCCACATTGGCCGCTTCATCATCATAAAGACTACAAGCCATTCCTATATATTTTAAGCTCGAACAGGATTCTATAATGCTTTCAGTGATCTGGGTATGCCAGGACACGATTATTGCTTCTGCATCACCAATCCTTTCTATAATTGTTTGCTCATCTTCCGGATAATCATCATACACCTCTACCTGGTCTTCAGAATATTCCTTCAGTTTACTTATGGACTCATCGTTCATCTTCGTATAGTCCACTAAAACGATCTTATTGAATTTCATAATCTTCAATTTTCAGTAAAAAATAAATGCTGAATTTTCATTCAGCATTTCTAAGTAATTTGACATTCCCTATAACGGAATATTGCCATGTTTTCTATCCGGTCTTAGAACCGCTTTGTTTTCAAGTGCACTAAATGCACGTATCAACTTTCTTCTGGTATCTTTTGGCATGATCACCTCATCAATAAAGCCACGTTGTGCAGCTTCAAAAGGTGTGGCAAATTTTTCAGCATATTCAGCTTCCTTTTCTGCCAGTTTCTTTTCCGGATCCTCTGCCTGTGATATCTCTTTTCTAAATATAATTTCCGAAGCTC from Christiangramia sp. OXR-203 harbors:
- a CDS encoding YeeE/YedE family protein, translated to MDLIFQGWPWYVAGPLIALIMFLLIFMGKQFGMSSNLRTLCTMCGADKSAGFFDFNWRAQKWNLVVIVGAAIGGFIAMNFLTVDPAVTIHPDTVANLNELGFSSAGEAYLPDELYGIDALTDLKALSILIIGGFLIGFGARWAGGCTSGHAISGLSNLQLPSLIAVVGFFIGGLFMIHVLFPLIF
- a CDS encoding NAD(P)-dependent oxidoreductase, which gives rise to MKFNKIVLVDYTKMNDESISKLKEYSEDQVEVYDDYPEDEQTIIERIGDAEAIIVSWHTQITESIIESCSSLKYIGMACSLYDDEAANVAVKFARDQGIEVRGIRDYGDPGVAEFIISELIQLLNGYSGKQWKDMPRELTDLKIGIVGLGTTGKLLADCLKPFGADLYYHSNSRKEDYEEKGLTYLELPELAETCDVLSFHLPKNTQVMTSEYFQKFGNSKIVINTSLGLPFEIDSFSNWIAQDSNFGIFDGDGGKELSEEIKKRENVIAHDKSAGWSSQTLVRLSEKTLQNLADFCDDK
- a CDS encoding DUF6691 family protein translates to MRVIGYLVIGIMFGIVMFKSEAASWFRIYEMFRFESFHMYGIIGSALVIGVLGTLLIKKKGMKDVQGEPITFQPKEKSFSRYMYGGIIFGLGWALAGACPGPIYTLIGAGYVAVIVVFLAAMLGTFVYGLLRDKLPH